A section of the Candidatus Binatia bacterium genome encodes:
- the trpB gene encoding tryptophan synthase beta chain, protein MAAHSLVVLLEQHPEVQPRLGQLASCRGIGFSEHMGESMKILLSEDRIPASWYNIVADLPSPPPPALHPATGEPIRPDDLAALFPPALIEQEATSEREVRIPDEVRELYRLWRPTPLYRARRWEAVLKTPARIYYKYEGVSPVGSHKPNTAVAQAFYNKEAGVRRLATETGAGQWGSSLALACNFFGLECQVFMVRVSYEQKPYRRALMETYGAEVLPSPSSRTQAGRAVLARDPNCSGSLGIAISEAVEVAAQDRETNYALGSVLNHVLLHQTVIGLEALEQCAAVGEQPDVIVACTGGGSNFAGLAFPFLGRMLRGGPAVEIVAVEPAACPSLTKGKYTYDFGDTAHLTPLLKMHTLGSSFVPPGIHAGGLRYHGMAPLVSHVVALGLVRPEAVQQLEAFSAGVEFARAEGIVPAPEANHAVGGARRIALQCREEGRSRVVLFNLCGHGHFDMQAYMDFAAGRLQNFDYPAEEVAMALAGLPAVSVD, encoded by the coding sequence ATGGCGGCGCATTCGCTTGTGGTGCTTTTAGAGCAGCACCCCGAGGTTCAACCGCGGCTCGGGCAGCTTGCTTCTTGCCGGGGGATTGGCTTTTCGGAACACATGGGCGAATCAATGAAAATTCTCCTTTCCGAAGATCGGATTCCGGCTTCGTGGTACAACATTGTGGCGGATCTGCCGTCGCCGCCGCCTCCCGCGTTGCACCCAGCGACCGGCGAGCCCATTCGGCCCGACGACCTAGCCGCTTTGTTCCCGCCGGCGTTGATCGAACAAGAGGCTACGAGCGAGCGAGAGGTGCGGATCCCCGATGAAGTGCGCGAGCTTTACCGGTTGTGGCGCCCGACACCGTTGTATCGGGCACGCCGTTGGGAAGCGGTGCTGAAGACGCCGGCGCGCATTTACTACAAGTACGAAGGAGTAAGCCCGGTGGGCTCTCACAAGCCCAACACAGCCGTCGCGCAAGCATTTTATAATAAGGAGGCGGGAGTCCGCCGCCTAGCGACCGAGACGGGAGCAGGACAATGGGGCTCATCCTTGGCGCTAGCCTGCAATTTTTTCGGGCTGGAATGTCAGGTGTTCATGGTGCGGGTGAGCTACGAACAAAAGCCCTACCGCCGCGCCCTGATGGAGACGTATGGTGCGGAGGTATTGCCGAGCCCGAGTTCTCGCACGCAGGCGGGTCGGGCAGTGCTTGCACGCGACCCAAATTGCAGCGGCTCGCTCGGAATCGCGATTTCCGAAGCGGTCGAGGTGGCTGCTCAGGACCGCGAGACGAACTATGCCCTGGGCAGTGTGTTGAACCACGTGCTCTTGCACCAAACCGTGATTGGTTTGGAAGCACTCGAACAGTGCGCCGCCGTGGGCGAGCAGCCTGACGTGATCGTGGCTTGCACGGGTGGCGGATCCAACTTTGCTGGTTTGGCCTTCCCGTTTCTCGGGCGGATGTTGCGTGGTGGCCCTGCAGTGGAAATCGTCGCGGTTGAACCGGCCGCTTGCCCGAGTTTAACCAAAGGCAAATACACTTACGATTTTGGCGACACGGCCCACTTAACTCCGCTTCTGAAAATGCATACGCTCGGCAGCTCGTTCGTGCCGCCGGGAATCCATGCGGGCGGCTTGCGTTATCATGGGATGGCGCCGCTGGTGAGTCATGTGGTGGCCCTCGGGCTGGTGCGGCCGGAGGCCGTGCAACAGTTGGAAGCGTTTTCCGCCGGGGTGGAGTTTGCCCGTGCGGAGGGAATTGTGCCAGCTCCCGAGGCCAACCATGCGGTCGGCGGGGCCCGCCGAATTGCTCTGCAGTGCCGCGAAGAAGGGCGCAGCCGGGTGGTTTTGTTCAACCTCTGCGGTCACGGGCATTTCGATATGCAGGCATACATGGACTTCGCGGCCGGGCGCTTGCAAAATTTCGACTACCCTGCGGAAGAAGTAGCTATGGCGCTGGCCGGTTTGCCGGCCGTTTCGGTAGATTGA